The following proteins come from a genomic window of Chanos chanos chromosome 15, fChaCha1.1, whole genome shotgun sequence:
- the trpc4a gene encoding short transient receptor potential channel 4a: MSQLYYRRADNSLHRDRIPLRIVRAESELSPMEKAYLCAVEKGDYASVKQALEEAEIYFKININCIDPLGRTALLIAIENENLEIIELLLSYNVHVGDALLHAIRKEVVGAVELLLNHKKPSGGMQVPPILLDKRFSDFTPDITPIILAAHTNNYEIIKMLVQKGVSIPQPHEVRCNCVECVSSSDVDSLRHSRSRLNIYRALSSPSLIALSSEDPFLTAFRLSWELQELSKVENEFKSEYEELSHQCKQFAKDLLDQTRSSRELEIILNYRDDLSFFEDEGNNDLARLKLAIKYRQKEFVAQPNCQQLLASRWYGEFPGWRRRHWAGKLVTCIFIGILFPLFSIFYLVAPKSRYGLFIRKPFIKFICHTASYLSFLLLLLLASQHIFATEKPGCDKQGPAPTGVEWMILPWVLGFIWAEIKQMWDGGFQDYIHDWWNLMDFVMNSLYLTTISLKIVAYMKYSGCKDRSDWEMSHPTLVAEAVFAIANIFSSLRLISLFTANSHLGPLQISLGRMLLDILKFLFIYCLVLLAFANGLNQLYFYYETDGIKVKEGKEENCKGIRCSVQNNAFSTLFETLQSLFWSIFGLIALHVTNVPADHQFTEFVGATMFGTYNIISLVVLLNMLIAMMNNSYQHIADHADIEWKFARTKLWISYFEEGGTLPVPFNIIPSPKSVWYLICWIKKNMCKKVSRRPETFGSLGRRAAENVKLNHQYQEVLRNLVKRYVAAMIRDAKTEEGLTEENFKELKQDISSFRYEVLGMMKGGKACLQGTKMNAGATSTAYPDRPLKGPQAAPGGQMKPMLNLFDVTTTLLQQGGARDSPKSPETYSDMANGSIALPSEKINAERDFPKDIAGLYHQLRHRGPNHPSRIYSVSEEVGESDSEDQTQDGKDNTPAGNSAQNTSKHSHTLSVAIEEETEVAEAEGERENILHTTCPDSKEKGEEKNKQS; this comes from the exons ATGTCGCAGCTGTACTACCGCAGAGCGGACAACTCGCTTCACAGGGATCGAATCCCGCTGCGAATCGTGAGGGCCGAATCGGAGCTGTCGCCCATGGAGAAGGCTTATCTGTGTGCCGTGGAGAAAGGTGACTACGCCAGCGTCAAGCAAGCGCTGGAGGAGGCCGAGATCTACTTCAAAATCAACATCAATTGCATCGACCCGCTGGGGCGCACCGCCTTGCTCATCGCCATCGAGAACGAGAACCTGGAGATCATCGAGCTCCTCCTCAGCTACAACGTTCATGTGGGGGATGCCCTGCTCCACGCCATACGGAAGGAGGTGGTGGGAGCCGTGGAGCTGCTCCTCAACCATAAGAAACCCAGTGGGGGCATGCAG GTCCCGCCTATCCTGCTGGACAAGAGGTTCTCGGACTTCACCCCGGACATAACGCCCATCATCCTGGCCGCGCACACCAACAATTACGAGATCATCAAGATGCTGGTGCAGAAAGGTGTTTCGATTCCCCAGCCCCATGAGGTGCGTTGTAACTGCGTGGAGTGTGTGTCCAGCTCCGACGTGGACAGCCTGAGACACTCTCGTTCCCGTCTCAACATCTACCGCGCCCTGTCCAGCCCCTCCCTCATCGCTCTGTCCAGCGAGGACCCTTTCCTCACCGCCTTTCGCCTCAGCTGGGAGTTACAAGAACTCAGCAAGGTGGAGAACGAGTTTAAGTCAGAATACGAGGAGCTGTCCCATCAGTGCAAGCAGTTTGCCAAGGACTTGTTGGATCAGACACGTAGCTCGCGGGAACTGGAGATTATTCTGAACTACAGGGATGACCTCAGCTTCTTCGAGGACGAAGGGAACAACGACCTTGCTCGGCTTAAACTGGCCATCAAGTACCGGCAGAAGGAG TTTGTAGCTCAGCCTAACTGCCAGCAGCTCTTGGCTTCCCGCTGGTACGGCGAATTCCCTGGTTGGAGGAGACGTCACTGGGCGGGGAAACTGGTCACCTGTATCTTTATCGGCATCCTCTTCCCCCTCTTCTCCATCTTTTATCTCGTTGCCCCCAAGAGCCGTTACGGGCTCTTCATCCGCAAACCGTTCATCAAGTTCATCTGTCACACGGCGTCTTACCTGAGCTTCCTCCTCCTACTGCTGTTGGCCTCCCAGCACATCTTCGCCACTGAGAAGCCTGGTTGTGACAAGCAAGGGCCTGCCCCCACCGGTGTGGAGTGGATGATCCTGCCCTGGGTCTTAG GCTTTATCTGGGCCGAGATCAAACAGATGTGGGATGGAGGATTTCAGGACTACATCCATGACTGGTGGAACCTAATGGATTTTGTCATGAACTCTCTGTATCTCACCACTATATCCCTTAAAATTGTGGCGTACATGAAG TATAGCGGTTGCAAGGATAGGAGCGACTGGGAGATGTCTCACCCAACACTTGTTGCAGAGGCTGTGTTTGCCATCGCCAACATCTTCAGCTCTCTGCGTCTCATCTCGCTCTTCACAGCTAATTCTCACTTGGGACCACTGCAGATCTCCCTGGGTCGGATGCTTCTGGACATCCTCAAATTCCTCTTCATCTACTGCCTGGTGCTGCTGGCCTTTGCCAACGGCCTCAACCAGCTATATTTTTACTATGAGACGGATGGCATCAAGGTCAAGGAGGGCAAAGAGGAGAATTGCAAGGGCATCCGCTGCTCGGTACAGAATAACGCCTTCTCCAC GCTCTTtgagacactgcagtcattGTTTTGGTCTATATTCGGACTTATCGCCTTGCATGTCACCAACGTCCCTGCAGACCACCAGTTCACAGAGTTCGTTGGGGCTACGATGTTTGGAACGTACAACATCATCTCATTAGTGGTCCTTCTCAACATGCTCATTGCTATGATGAACAACTCTTATCAACACATAGCT gatcACGCGGACATTGAATGGAAGTTTGCCAGGACCAAGCTGTGGATCAGTTATTTTGAAGAGGGTGGCACTCTGCCTGTTCCATTCAATATCATCCCCAGTCCCAAGTCAGTGTGGTATCTCATAtgctggataaaaaaaaacatgtgcaaGAAAGTGTCGAGAAGACCAGAAACCTTTGGATCACTGGGG AGACGTGCAGCGGAGAATGTTAAACTAAATCACCAGTATCAG GAAGTTCTTCGAAATTTAGTGAAACGCTACGTTGCAGCGATGATTCGAGATGCCAAGACGGAGGAAGGGCTCACAGAAGAAAACTTTAAG GAGCTGAAACAGGATATCTCCAGCTTCCGCTATGAGGTCCTTGGAATGATGAAAGGGGGCAAGGCTTGTCTACAAGGAACCAAAATGAACGCTGGAGCCACCAGCACGGCATATCCAGACCGCCCTCTTAAAGGACCTCAAGCAGCTCCCGGAGGACAAATGAAGCCCATGCTGAACCTGTTCGATGTCACTACCACTCTCCTCCAGCAGGGCGGCGCTAGAGATTCCCCCAAAAGCCCTGAGACCTACAGCGACATGGCAAACGGCTCCATTGCCCTACCATCGGAGAAGATCAATGCCGAAAGGGATTTCCCCAAAGACATTGCTGGACTGTACCACCAGTTACGTCACCGCGGGCCAAACCACCCTAGCAGGATATACTCAGTATCAGAGGAAGTTGGGGAATCTGACTCAGAGGACCAGACTCAAGATGGAAAGGATAACACACCGGCGGGAAACTCAGCCCAGAATACGTCCAAGCACTCGCATACGCTTAGCGTTGCGATAGAGGAGGAGACGGAGGTGGCAGAAGccgaaggagagagggagaatattTTGCACACCACGTGTCCTGACAGCAAGGAGAAGGGGGAGGAGAAGAACAAACAGTCATAG